A window of the Butyricimonas virosa genome harbors these coding sequences:
- a CDS encoding YicC/YloC family endoribonuclease — MIKSMTGFGKATVDCGTKKVIVEVKSLNSKQLDINLRTPSIYKEKDIEIRNMIKNVLERGKVDVYIYFDNAEDEKDVAVNQSVVKQYYNQMLEVAGSLGVEINKSELLQTIMRFPDTMQAKMEELDEEGWNCLKSAIEKALADVDAFRIQEGKVLIADILKRIELIKSLSGEVPQFEKQRVVTIKQRLQDKMKEWGEIKNIDENRLEQEIIYYLEKLDITEEKVRLANHCKYFVETVEKEEAPGRKLGFIAQEIGREINTMGSKANDHDIQKLVVRMKDELEKIKEQSLNVL; from the coding sequence ATGATAAAATCAATGACCGGTTTCGGTAAAGCAACAGTGGACTGCGGGACAAAGAAAGTGATCGTGGAGGTAAAAAGTCTGAATTCAAAACAATTGGATATTAATTTGAGAACTCCAAGTATTTACAAAGAGAAGGATATTGAGATCCGGAATATGATAAAGAACGTTCTGGAGCGCGGGAAGGTGGACGTGTATATCTATTTTGATAACGCGGAGGACGAGAAGGATGTTGCCGTAAACCAATCGGTTGTGAAACAATATTATAACCAGATGCTGGAAGTTGCCGGTTCGCTGGGAGTAGAAATCAACAAGAGTGAGTTGTTGCAAACCATCATGCGTTTCCCCGATACGATGCAAGCCAAGATGGAGGAGTTAGATGAAGAAGGTTGGAATTGCTTGAAAAGTGCTATCGAGAAAGCGTTGGCGGACGTTGACGCTTTCCGTATTCAAGAGGGTAAAGTTTTGATTGCAGATATTTTGAAACGGATTGAGTTGATCAAAAGTTTATCTGGTGAAGTACCCCAATTCGAGAAACAACGAGTGGTTACCATCAAGCAACGCTTGCAAGACAAGATGAAGGAGTGGGGAGAGATCAAAAATATTGACGAGAACAGGTTAGAGCAGGAAATTATCTATTATTTGGAAAAACTGGATATTACGGAAGAGAAAGTTCGTTTGGCAAATCATTGTAAATATTTTGTCGAGACTGTGGAGAAAGAAGAGGCCCCGGGACGTAAACTCGGATTCATCGCCCAAGAAATCGGTCGCGAAATCAATACCATGGGTTCCAAAGCCAATGATCATGACATCCAGAAACTGGTTGTTCGCATGAAAGATGAACTTGAAAAGATAAAGGAGCAAAGCCTCAATGTTTTGTAA